The genomic DNA TAAGTGAATTATTGAATGCAGGAGTttaacttgtaacagagtaGTTTTGCAGAGTAAAATATATAAGTACTAGGAGTAAATACGCAGGgggattataaaaaataaattggtgATTTTGCAcgataaaacaacaaaaatgtaaaaaaaaacaaagcttacaaattaaaaaatatttatctatttgaatattttttttgagtGATTTTAATTCAGTAGAAGGTTATAAAAATGGTAAAAGTATTTGTACACAATTTAATTCTCAGACcttcattcatattttaccTTCCAGGGATTTTGATTTACATTACAGCATTAAATACAGAGATCCAAATCAAATATTAAGTTGTCTACttcaaaactaaactaaaaaaacatctaatttaaagcttcaaataaatgttttacatttttgggggggtttttacagcaaaataaaaattcatttttgttttttcatgcactCAAATTGATAATTCATGTCACCATTAGTCTAGTCTGGGATTAAATATTGGTTTATTTTGATGTTGGACTCCAGATATGTGGAAATACTTCAGGTTTTGGCTGTTTAACATAATGTCTTTAGAGCTgcctttaatgtatttaaagagaaaatggaCTGTTTTCGCTGTAAAAAccatcatgtttttaattacaggctctattaaaaaacattacctTCTAACCCGTCTGCAGAATCTAAAAACCCGTCCTACAGTTCCAGATGTTGtgactgatgtttgtgtttgcgtcCTCAGCGCCGCGGTGGCTCCTCAGCCAGAAGTCACCAGAGACCCGGCAGAGCACCTTGACGGAGTACTGCCACTCGCTCATCAACCTGCCGCCTCACATCTCACGCTGCAAACTACTCTGCACCTTCCTCAGGGTCCGACCCGAGGACGAGAACCCGCCCGCCCCAAACCCGTCagtatatcacacacacacacgtccattACAGATGTTTCACTTCTAAAAATCAATAAGTTAAGCTTATTACAATTAAAGAATGTTACTTTGCTCTTCAGGCTGAAGAGAAACGAGACGTTTGTGGTGTCCAGGGAGTTGGCGAGAGGAAACGCATCCGGTAAGAATAATTTTAAAACCACttcaataattaattaaatactaAAAATGTCTCTGTTTGCTGCAAAAGTCCtttaaaaattatatattttaatactcttaatttttatatatattaattcattatcataataatattttttattaattgtctTATTTTCTGTTGAATTCTTTCATAtgcttctgttttctttatgctttatagaaataaatttgagttgcttttgtgtttgaaatgtcaaacataACAATTGTCTTCTTGCTGCAAAAGTCCTttaaaattatacattttaatactttttaattaaatatcttaaagcattatcatatttttttttaataaattgtcttattttctgtttaagtTTTTCacatgcttctgtttttttatgctttatagAAATCATTTTGAGTTGcctttgtgtttgaaatgtcaaaataacaATCGTCTTCTTGCTGCAAAGCTTCTGAAGGTCTTTTCTTAAcatgttctgtttttcttgaAATCAAAAgagatctttttattttatttcttttccctCAGAGATTTCCGGCCCGATCATCCTGGACACCTACAGAGTGATCGCAGACTTCGAGAAGACGTCCAAATACGAGATCAATGTGCACACCGGAGACCTGGTGGAGATCGTGGAGAAAAATCAGAACGGTGAGAAGAGTTCAACTCAAAAGATAACGAGTCTCcagtttgaatatttcaatTAGAGGaaacttgatttattttcaagaaCATCTGGAGCTTTAATCTCTTATTATATAAATctactaaatacattttcatcccGTGGATTTTAACTTGGAATCAATGcttatttaatcatatttaatgttacagaaaaatatctaaattaaGTATTGAGGGTTTTTAATAAATCCCCAGTTAAATCTAGTTAACACTAAACCACTGATTCTCCAAAACTGTGTTTTCCAAACATTCAGTTTACTCGATCAAACTCAGCAACGCTGAGTGACAGTGAGGAGcttttatctggtcctgaaccagtctcagtttagtcctgatcctctatagacctccatcagtaaaccagaccatcagagagaagatcgtctgtttctataaagttattcttaaagctcgtcatcggagccaccgggtcggattctggagaaaccagatgaaatcatgaaggttcaccagaaactccttcagaaactccttcagcagagaccagtccagacagacccagatccagcagagaccagtccaccgtggacagacccagatccagcagagaccagtccaccgtggacagacccagatccagcagagaccagtccaccgtggacagacccagatccagcagagaccagtccaccgtggacagacccagatccagcagagaccagtccaccgtggacagacccagatccagcagaccGTCCaccagacccagatccggcttcaccGCAGCCTGTGACCTGCAGCCGGAgctctggagggaggaggagagctcagcttccggcagcagcatctcctcctcctcctcctcctcctcctcctcctcctcctcctcctccctcctccaggaGCACCACGCTGCTGTAGACCCAGGACGTATtactggacccgctggagggaagggaggcacaggagaaccagaaccaggactgagcagactgtcagaccctgctgcagtataatgagaggttttctgaagggactctgttgctcggaaacactaccactgtAGTCCACAGGGACGGCCAGAATCACTTAATTAAAGAACCCATATCCGGTAATCTTAAATAAAGGAGACCAGGTTTTGATCTCCTGCCGTTGTGTTCAGGTTGGTGGTTCTGCCAGTGCGAGTCCAAACGAGGGTGGATTCCTGCGTCCTACTTGGAGCCCCTGGACGGACCGGAGGAGGCCGAGGAGGACGAGCCAAACTACGAAGGCAAgttgtttacattgttgtcttgatttaaaaaaaacaacgtagTTTCAGTCTTTTTGACGGcgtcttttattttgtgttcctGTAGGAGAGCTGTTCGTCTCCATCAAAGCCTACAAGGCTGAGCAGGAGGACGAGATCTCTCTGGAGCTCGGAGAAACCATCTCCGTCATCCACAAGCTGCTGGACGGCTGGTGGGTCGTCAGgtatgagacacacacacacacacacacacacacacacacacacacacacacacacacacacacacacacacacacacacacacacacacacacacacacacacacacagacattaaagTTGTATGATCCTTATACATTTTTGGCATTGTGTATATTTAGGATTTTgtacatttgaatatttgttttataataataataataataattattattattattattattattatcattatttgttttatgaatatttaatatttttattatattttttgtattatcattgttgttttcttattattattatttattgttgctATTATGATTcttgttattactattatttgttttattattattatcattattcttaTTACTACATATTTGCTCTCTATCCTACTTTTTACTGcaacacagtttttttaaatatatatttttgtataattagacttatttccattttcatcaGCTTACAGCCACATATGCAAGCTGCTGTATACAACTGATCAGGCAGGGAAGAATAAAGTTGTATGGATTTGAATTCAACATTatcatgtaaatgtatatatatatatatatttattcacaaaaaaagcaactcctttgttctgagaggtaaaattactgtttttgtcaatggagtctggtgtctttgaagacAGCATAAATAGCAGCTTCAATTTcagaaaggtaaagaggtgaaaatattctgaataaagcgttcacttaaactgatattgattattttaggtgtctaaaatacgtccatcTACTGTCGTAAAACACTGATTATGGAGAAGAACCCTTTAATATCTTCTCAAACGTTTCCTacagttgtttttaattatttaatctgGATATTTTCACAGGAAAGGAGATGAGACCGGTCATGTCCCCTCCATGTTCCTGCACAAAGCTGGCAAGAAAGAGATATACGAAGCAGAGAGGACGAAGCTGCAGGGAAAGAAACCTCCACCTCGCAGGTACGtcaataaacatgttaaagAGAGTTAATTAAACCTTTATACTTccccaaaaaagtcattgaaaagGTCTAATTACCAGCTGGAATTCATAAATAAAAGCTTCTACATATAAAGATTTCATATAATGAACGTTTAGtataaaataaagcactttattgtatttaaattcaCGTATTAAAGTGAAACTCTTGATGTTTGAACGTGGTTCCTCTTTGGAAACTCTGCTGTTGTATTGACTCACTTCAGACTAAAGGGAAGTTCACTGTCGTTTTTATGAATCCATTTCCAGtgatggaggaagtattcagatactgcactgaagtaaaagtactagtaccacactgTGAAACTACTCTGTTAgattaaagtcataaaatatgtagaaataaaatgaactcAATGGAGAAAAACGTCTTTATATTATATGATTAGATTAAAATACTTTGTATCAGACTGCAACATTATGGATTAATATGTTAATTAAGTTATCTATTAAATTATTGACTGTTTGGTTTGTCtattaatcaattcattgtcTAATTGTTTCAGCCGTACTTGaacactgacatttattttgtgtgcaaaaaatcttaatttgtaaagtaactaaagctttaaaatcaatgtggggaagtaaaaagtacattttattctgaaatgtagTCGAGTAGAAGTAtagaaaatactcaagtaaagtaaatgtacttcaaatgtgtacataagtacagtatttttgtttttactgatttatttctcCATTAACCGATTG from Anoplopoma fimbria isolate UVic2021 breed Golden Eagle Sablefish chromosome 24, Afim_UVic_2022, whole genome shotgun sequence includes the following:
- the ncf1 gene encoding neutrophil cytosol factor 1 — protein: MEENYVRHVELLGFEKRSYPSQHYVYMLMVKWSDLSEKLIYRTYPEIYTFHKSLKEMFPIESGEIEKKDRIIPSLPAPRWLLSQKSPETRQSTLTEYCHSLINLPPHISRCKLLCTFLRVRPEDENPPAPNPLKRNETFVVSRELARGNASEISGPIILDTYRVIADFEKTSKYEINVHTGDLVEIVEKNQNGWWFCQCESKRGWIPASYLEPLDGPEEAEEDEPNYEGELFVSIKAYKAEQEDEISLELGETISVIHKLLDGWWVVRKGDETGHVPSMFLHKAGKKEIYEAERTKLQGKKPPPRRSTIRNAKSIHNKSRQRLSQDSYRRNSRRYLQQKGGNPKTAAKSPLKERTNQENIPEMSGSSSESEPKKEAPVVPPRPSPELILERCSDNTRKKVSIHRSSS